The following are encoded in a window of Armatimonadota bacterium genomic DNA:
- a CDS encoding hydrogenase 4 subunit D has product MAVAVVAIPFLGAVACLAVRDRASKPTAILATALTAIAAVLVAVYMPNETYQFGSMPWLGESAKGLFGYQFDPLALIMLLASTIIGAIIAIYSAGYLSPVNADHPLGGGYARYYFWLLVFVGSMVGIAVSPTLLQLLIFWEMTTLTSWALISFYDNTESLKAGMKALVMTSIGGLFFITGLVWVFSATGSMKFSALGEMPIGVRAGVFAFFLIAAWAKSAQLPFHTWLPDAMAAPTPISAYLHAAAMVKAGVFLIARLLSAGWGLPVGMGLLVSIAALVTMFAALYMYFFQDDLKRLLAYSTIAQLGYILLGLGLGSLGATIAFQGAALHILMHSVAKTTLFLTVGAIAYAVGTRSLARLSGLSQAMPLVAVAFFVGALALTGFPPLACFWSKFYVLAGALQVQGVFGPIVLILVLAESLVTFAWFLWVGQKIFFGKPMRLGVRLKSETEHEPENVQVVSASNVNLPYTMSLVLILLILACIAAPIVGIPLVQGIMPK; this is encoded by the coding sequence TTGGCAGTTGCGGTAGTCGCAATTCCATTTTTAGGCGCGGTAGCATGTCTTGCTGTAAGGGACCGGGCATCCAAACCAACTGCAATCTTAGCGACCGCGCTCACGGCTATTGCTGCGGTTTTGGTAGCGGTATATATGCCGAATGAAACATATCAATTTGGTAGCATGCCCTGGCTTGGAGAGTCGGCAAAGGGGCTTTTTGGCTACCAGTTTGACCCGCTGGCATTAATTATGTTGTTAGCCTCGACGATAATTGGGGCAATTATAGCAATTTATTCTGCGGGATATTTGTCACCAGTAAATGCAGATCATCCCTTAGGTGGCGGGTATGCTAGGTATTATTTTTGGCTACTGGTATTCGTTGGCTCAATGGTAGGGATTGCCGTTTCGCCTACGCTACTTCAATTACTAATTTTTTGGGAAATGACGACTCTTACCTCATGGGCTTTGATATCATTTTATGACAATACTGAAAGCTTAAAAGCAGGAATGAAGGCGCTGGTAATGACATCAATCGGCGGCCTCTTTTTTATTACAGGGTTGGTTTGGGTCTTCAGCGCAACAGGGTCAATGAAATTCTCTGCCTTAGGAGAAATGCCTATAGGTGTGCGTGCCGGAGTGTTTGCATTTTTCTTGATAGCAGCATGGGCAAAAAGCGCACAGTTACCGTTTCATACGTGGCTACCTGACGCAATGGCAGCCCCAACACCGATTAGCGCATATTTGCATGCAGCCGCGATGGTTAAGGCGGGGGTTTTCCTAATCGCTAGACTTCTTTCTGCAGGCTGGGGGCTGCCGGTGGGTATGGGGCTCCTTGTTTCGATAGCTGCACTTGTGACAATGTTTGCGGCTTTGTATATGTATTTCTTCCAAGATGACCTAAAGCGACTCCTCGCATATTCGACAATAGCCCAATTAGGTTATATTTTGCTTGGTCTGGGCCTTGGTTCGTTAGGTGCAACTATTGCATTCCAAGGGGCAGCGCTTCATATCCTAATGCACTCAGTAGCGAAGACGACCTTGTTTTTAACGGTAGGCGCAATAGCCTATGCTGTTGGAACTCGAAGCCTAGCTAGGTTGTCGGGGTTATCTCAAGCAATGCCGTTGGTTGCGGTTGCATTTTTTGTGGGCGCTCTAGCTTTAACAGGCTTCCCACCGCTTGCATGCTTTTGGAGTAAATTTTATGTTCTTGCAGGTGCTTTGCAAGTACAAGGAGTCTTTGGGCCAATTGTATTGATTTTAGTTCTTGCGGAAAGCTTAGTAACATTCGCTTGGTTCTTATGGGTTGGGCAAAAAATCTTCTTTGGAAAGCCGATGCGGCTAGGTGTTAGGTTGAAATCAGAAACCGAACACGAGCCTGAAAATGTTCAAGTGGTTTCAGCGAGTAACGTTAATTTGCCATATACAATGTCTTTGGTTCTCATTTTATTAATTCTTGCTTGTATTGCTGCACCGATTGTAGGCATCCCATTGGTTCAGGGCATTATGCCGAAATAG
- a CDS encoding NADH-quinone oxidoreductase subunit K, whose protein sequence is MTHISPELIHTLSLLMILTSFAAVEARNLRHSTVAYLAQALLICGLLFAYSTQNSALLYWAVTALITKAVLVPWFLWNATAGHEQETKPLIGFGPSAVILIALLAIMYKLTHMHAGLFVAQTQELAEIANTNLAVAFTVFVLGLYAILTRRDAIKTVIGLCLLENGVHLSLVSLAPTIRETALAGIATEVVVTVYLLLYIIGGIRSKFGTTDTFKLSELHW, encoded by the coding sequence ATGACACACATTAGTCCCGAATTAATTCATACGCTAAGCTTGCTAATGATTCTAACAAGCTTTGCGGCTGTTGAAGCGAGGAATTTACGCCATTCTACCGTTGCATATCTAGCACAGGCATTGCTGATATGCGGACTACTTTTTGCATATTCTACCCAGAACTCAGCATTGCTTTACTGGGCGGTTACTGCGCTTATCACAAAGGCGGTACTAGTGCCATGGTTTCTTTGGAATGCAACAGCCGGTCATGAGCAGGAAACAAAACCACTCATTGGCTTTGGCCCTTCAGCGGTTATACTGATTGCGCTGCTCGCCATCATGTACAAACTCACCCATATGCATGCAGGTTTGTTCGTAGCGCAGACCCAGGAATTGGCGGAGATTGCCAACACCAACCTTGCTGTAGCATTCACTGTATTTGTGCTGGGATTATATGCCATCCTGACCAGGCGTGATGCCATAAAGACGGTTATTGGCCTTTGTCTTTTGGAGAATGGCGTGCATCTGAGCTTGGTTAGCCTTGCGCCAACGATTCGCGAAACGGCGCTTGCCGGTATCGCCACCGAAGTAGTAGTGACAGTCTACTTATTGCTTTACATCATCGGCGGAATCCGGTCGAAATTCGGCACGACAGATACATTCAAACTCTCAGAGTTACACTGGTAG
- a CDS encoding hydrogenase maturation protease, with amino-acid sequence MIEELAAGLSGKAVVVGVGQLGHGDDGAGILVARMLAESGIVQVIESGNAPELDTWRIREMAPDYVLFIDAVDFNGSPGEIALLQSSELNASGLDTHRAPLKLTMEYLESELGCKCRLLAIQPLSVRYGAPMSEDVKRSAINIFNMLSQCILACKC; translated from the coding sequence ATGATTGAAGAGCTGGCGGCGGGATTATCTGGAAAAGCTGTTGTAGTAGGCGTTGGACAATTAGGTCATGGTGATGACGGCGCAGGCATATTAGTTGCAAGAATGCTTGCTGAAAGCGGCATTGTGCAAGTTATAGAAAGTGGCAATGCGCCGGAACTCGATACGTGGCGTATCCGCGAGATGGCGCCTGATTATGTGCTATTTATTGACGCGGTTGATTTCAACGGTTCTCCTGGTGAGATTGCGCTTTTGCAATCTTCTGAGCTGAATGCTTCAGGATTAGATACTCATCGGGCGCCGTTGAAACTCACAATGGAATATTTAGAAAGTGAGCTGGGTTGTAAATGCCGTCTGCTCGCAATCCAACCCCTTAGCGTTCGATATGGAGCACCAATGAGCGAAGATGTGAAACGCTCTGCAATTAATATTTTCAATATGCTTTCTCAGTGCATATTGGCATGCAAGTGCTGA
- a CDS encoding NADH-quinone oxidoreductase subunit C, with product MVKEQEFLMELWTHFPDMLQDLQEHVRNQYVATIPREVLPAVVKHAVKQLGARFVITVATDMRQKTGDYRISYILAFDKQKKFLVLQSAVPPDDMKITSVTPDIPAAGWAEREAFDVMGIVPVGHPDPRRLILPDDFPQGVHPLRREFAYNEIFPQEPNMPPRKPAPEGTTVVPLGPFYPTLEEPAYFRLFLDGERVVGSDYRGFYNHRAVEKLGDSELNYNQIPFVAQQICGICGQVHSCAYAQAVEDACGIETPIRAKYIRSLLLELERIHSHLLWVGLAGHIIGFDTILMQAWRIREPVMWLMERVTGNRKHYSSNLIGGVRFDIDETAAEDIRRVMDKVEQELKAVVDAISIDTTLMARLKGVGILTEEDARAIGVVGPVARGSNVPIDCRVDHPYAAYEYLDVQIQVQDGCDSWARTMVRVLELFESIRLVRKILDDMPGGPVMAKVDHELPSGRIGLCSVEAARGESHHYVLTGDENRPYRWRVRAPTYPNLQAVGVMIMGLELADVPISIGSYDPCFSCTERVETLDVNTKEIRIYTREELEEMCKRKTWEKE from the coding sequence ATGGTAAAAGAGCAAGAATTTCTAATGGAACTATGGACACATTTTCCTGACATGCTTCAAGATCTTCAAGAGCATGTCAGGAATCAATATGTGGCAACGATTCCTCGCGAAGTTTTGCCAGCGGTAGTGAAACATGCTGTCAAGCAACTTGGCGCTAGGTTTGTTATTACTGTTGCGACTGATATGCGGCAAAAGACCGGAGATTACCGGATATCCTACATTCTTGCTTTTGATAAGCAAAAGAAATTTCTTGTGCTCCAGTCGGCTGTTCCTCCCGATGACATGAAGATAACTTCCGTAACCCCTGATATTCCTGCAGCAGGCTGGGCTGAACGCGAAGCATTTGATGTAATGGGCATAGTGCCTGTTGGGCATCCCGATCCGCGAAGGCTTATTCTACCTGACGACTTCCCACAGGGAGTTCATCCATTAAGGCGAGAATTTGCATATAATGAGATTTTCCCTCAAGAGCCAAATATGCCGCCAAGGAAGCCGGCACCTGAAGGAACAACCGTTGTGCCCCTTGGCCCGTTCTACCCAACATTGGAAGAGCCAGCATACTTCAGGCTATTTCTTGATGGCGAGCGTGTAGTTGGGTCTGATTATCGTGGTTTCTACAACCACCGGGCGGTAGAGAAGCTAGGTGATAGTGAGCTCAATTACAATCAAATCCCATTTGTTGCGCAGCAAATATGCGGTATCTGTGGGCAAGTCCATTCGTGTGCATATGCCCAGGCGGTTGAGGATGCATGCGGGATTGAAACTCCGATAAGGGCGAAATATATACGCTCGCTTCTTCTAGAACTAGAGCGCATACATAGTCATTTGCTGTGGGTTGGGCTTGCTGGTCATATTATTGGCTTCGATACGATATTAATGCAGGCTTGGCGAATCCGTGAGCCTGTTATGTGGCTGATGGAGCGCGTAACTGGTAATCGCAAGCATTACTCATCTAATTTGATTGGCGGTGTGCGCTTTGACATTGATGAGACAGCGGCTGAGGACATCAGACGAGTTATGGATAAAGTTGAGCAAGAATTAAAAGCCGTTGTTGACGCAATTTCAATCGATACAACCCTGATGGCTCGTCTCAAAGGCGTTGGGATACTCACCGAAGAAGATGCTCGTGCCATTGGGGTAGTAGGCCCAGTAGCTAGGGGATCAAACGTTCCTATAGATTGTAGGGTCGACCATCCTTATGCGGCATATGAGTACTTAGACGTGCAGATACAAGTTCAGGATGGATGCGATTCGTGGGCAAGAACCATGGTAAGGGTCCTTGAGCTCTTCGAATCAATCCGCCTGGTGCGCAAGATTTTAGACGATATGCCAGGCGGTCCGGTGATGGCAAAAGTTGACCATGAGCTTCCGTCTGGACGAATAGGGCTTTGCTCGGTTGAGGCTGCAAGAGGCGAATCTCATCACTATGTTCTTACAGGTGATGAAAACAGACCCTATAGGTGGCGAGTGAGGGCGCCTACATATCCGAATCTACAGGCAGTTGGTGTTATGATCATGGGCTTAGAGTTGGCGGATGTGCCAATAAGCATTGGAAGCTATGACCCTTGTTTCTCGTGCACTGAGCGCGTAGAGACCCTTGATGTAAATACAAAAGAAATTCGCATTTACACCAGGGAAGAGCTTGAGGAAATGTGCAAGCGAAAGACCTGGGAAAAGGAGTAA
- a CDS encoding FAD/NAD(P)-binding protein, producing the protein MVLTPARPRRMWGVTDQPSANLYVPMIAIVQEIIDETPDTKTFRLAFEDKEYAKSFEWEPGQFVEVTVFGAGEAPIGFASDPNERSFFEITVVERGKVTRAMHALKKGDKVGIRGPFGNCWPLEDMKGKNVLIVSGGCGLAPLRPAILQILANRKEYGNFLLLYGARTPADRNYKYDLDAWAKRDDMQVLETVDVGDESWKGNVGVVTTLFDKVKVDGENTVALTCGPPIMIKFVTLELLKMGFSADRIVTSQERYMKCGVGKCGHCCINHVYLCTEGPVFTYAQMKELFELKL; encoded by the coding sequence ATGGTTCTAACTCCAGCAAGGCCTAGGAGAATGTGGGGCGTAACAGATCAACCAAGCGCCAATCTATATGTGCCAATGATTGCAATAGTACAAGAAATCATTGATGAGACGCCCGACACAAAAACTTTTCGCCTAGCTTTTGAAGATAAAGAATATGCCAAATCTTTTGAGTGGGAGCCAGGCCAATTTGTCGAAGTAACTGTTTTTGGTGCAGGCGAAGCCCCAATTGGATTTGCTTCCGACCCTAACGAGAGGTCATTTTTCGAAATTACAGTGGTCGAGCGCGGAAAAGTCACTAGGGCAATGCATGCTCTTAAGAAAGGCGACAAAGTTGGAATTCGTGGGCCATTTGGCAATTGCTGGCCACTTGAGGATATGAAAGGAAAGAATGTCCTGATTGTTAGTGGTGGCTGTGGTCTTGCACCACTTCGACCTGCAATTTTGCAAATACTAGCTAATAGGAAAGAATACGGCAATTTCTTGTTGCTATACGGCGCTCGGACCCCGGCAGATAGAAATTATAAATATGACCTGGATGCATGGGCGAAAAGGGATGATATGCAAGTCCTTGAGACGGTGGACGTAGGAGATGAAAGCTGGAAGGGCAATGTGGGCGTTGTTACAACCCTTTTTGATAAAGTGAAAGTTGATGGCGAAAATACCGTTGCCTTGACCTGCGGCCCACCTATAATGATTAAGTTTGTGACTTTAGAGCTTCTAAAAATGGGATTCTCGGCAGACAGAATTGTTACCAGTCAAGAGCGCTATATGAAGTGCGGAGTTGGGAAGTGCGGTCACTGTTGTATAAACCATGTTTATCTCTGCACCGAGGGCCCTGTTTTTACTTATGCTCAGATGAAAGAACTATTTGAGCTCAAATTATAA
- a CDS encoding proton-conducting transporter membrane subunit yields MMDLVSRNLLFIASGSLFIGFLVLIAYRGNWRKSGYMAVFFMSVATLALWVLALRCLASGQKDIQPILSLNLIGASLSFHIDSLSAVFLLVVPFVGLLTLLYAVEFMAKVYSERSPARYYPFALLLALAIVGVVTISDLFFFFIFWEIMTLASWALVWFERENEEKVKAAWTYFVVTHVAAACILVAMLVIYRESGSFAFEDISRAIGVMAENNRTLVHVLIVLFMLGFATKAGMFPLGGWLPQAYPAAPSPASAAFAGSMTKIGIYGIVRASLEFFNTSGLLTVWGGVIAIFGAISIFVGTLTALREDDSKRILSFHIIGQIGYMLLGIGTGFYFIQTKSILAVLALIAGLYHVVNHACYKSLLFLNVGAAEYATGMRDLNKMGGLGTIMPITMGAAIVASLSIAGIPPFSGFASKWLIYQSAFQGGIRMPLFLALGLIAMFISIATLASFMKLLGAIFLGQPAECTRRAQGEVPVAMRIPQVALAAVCVILGIAPILPLIVLYRAAQDILGNNYVPVFATLFGTNVSGVALNFGKGVAGLWNPVYALIALIFCSLASLVILRLGGAKSRSIVNWYGGEEHEPEEVRFRAHGFCLPFKTAFSKVYPSIRIPKIPALQGFRKVLDLDSWLYSPILKVGARFTERVSRTHSGVPHVYMIWQLIGAVVAFAILFILIRS; encoded by the coding sequence ATGATGGATTTGGTGTCAAGAAATCTTTTGTTTATAGCCAGTGGCTCGCTTTTTATTGGATTCCTTGTTTTGATTGCTTATCGCGGAAATTGGCGTAAGTCGGGCTACATGGCAGTGTTTTTTATGAGCGTGGCGACGCTAGCACTTTGGGTTTTGGCATTGCGTTGCCTTGCATCTGGGCAAAAGGATATTCAACCTATTTTGAGCCTCAACCTTATTGGTGCTTCGCTGTCCTTCCACATTGATAGTCTTAGTGCGGTGTTTCTGTTGGTGGTTCCATTTGTTGGTTTGCTAACATTGCTATACGCAGTAGAGTTTATGGCAAAAGTTTACAGCGAGCGAAGCCCTGCTAGATACTATCCTTTTGCGCTATTGTTGGCTCTGGCGATTGTTGGAGTAGTAACAATCTCTGATCTCTTTTTCTTCTTTATCTTCTGGGAAATAATGACCCTGGCTTCCTGGGCTCTGGTGTGGTTTGAACGGGAGAATGAAGAAAAGGTCAAAGCTGCCTGGACGTACTTTGTTGTTACACACGTTGCGGCTGCGTGTATTTTGGTTGCAATGTTGGTCATCTACAGAGAGTCTGGTTCGTTTGCTTTCGAAGACATAAGTAGAGCAATTGGGGTAATGGCTGAAAATAACCGAACCTTGGTACATGTCCTTATTGTACTTTTCATGCTTGGGTTTGCAACAAAAGCAGGCATGTTCCCGCTAGGCGGTTGGTTGCCGCAGGCTTATCCTGCTGCGCCAAGTCCTGCATCGGCGGCGTTTGCTGGCAGTATGACCAAAATAGGAATTTACGGCATAGTTAGAGCTTCTCTAGAATTCTTTAACACCTCTGGATTGCTAACAGTTTGGGGTGGAGTGATTGCTATATTTGGGGCAATCTCTATATTTGTTGGAACGCTTACAGCATTGAGGGAGGATGATTCAAAGAGAATTCTTTCTTTCCATATAATTGGTCAAATTGGCTATATGTTGCTTGGAATAGGTACAGGCTTCTATTTTATCCAAACAAAATCAATTTTGGCTGTTCTTGCCCTGATAGCTGGGTTGTACCACGTTGTAAACCATGCATGCTATAAGTCGCTTCTGTTTTTGAACGTAGGTGCGGCGGAATATGCCACAGGAATGCGAGATTTAAACAAAATGGGTGGTTTGGGCACAATTATGCCTATAACAATGGGGGCCGCTATCGTTGCCTCGCTTTCGATAGCTGGAATTCCTCCTTTCAGTGGTTTTGCAAGTAAATGGTTAATTTACCAGTCTGCTTTCCAAGGCGGAATTCGCATGCCATTATTCCTTGCTCTTGGGCTTATTGCTATGTTTATCTCAATTGCAACTTTAGCTTCGTTTATGAAGTTGCTGGGCGCAATTTTCCTGGGCCAGCCTGCGGAATGCACACGCCGCGCCCAAGGAGAGGTGCCAGTTGCCATGCGAATCCCTCAAGTTGCTTTAGCGGCGGTTTGCGTTATCTTGGGTATAGCTCCAATACTACCGCTGATTGTGCTGTACCGAGCTGCGCAGGACATCTTGGGGAATAATTACGTACCGGTGTTCGCCACCCTTTTTGGTACGAATGTTTCTGGAGTTGCGTTGAATTTTGGCAAGGGAGTTGCGGGTTTGTGGAACCCCGTTTACGCATTAATTGCCTTGATATTTTGTTCCCTGGCATCATTGGTTATTCTACGTTTGGGGGGTGCCAAATCCCGTTCGATAGTAAATTGGTATGGTGGAGAGGAACACGAGCCTGAAGAAGTTAGGTTCCGGGCGCATGGTTTTTGCTTACCATTTAAAACAGCATTTTCAAAAGTATATCCAAGCATTCGCATACCCAAAATCCCAGCGCTGCAGGGTTTCAGAAAAGTGCTTGACCTTGATAGCTGGCTCTACAGTCCGATTCTGAAAGTAGGTGCACGCTTTACTGAACGTGTCAGCCGGACACACAGCGGAGTGCCCCATGTATACATGATATGGCAGCTAATAGGGGCAGTCGTAGCTTTCGCAATACTATTCATACTAATAAGAAGCTAA
- a CDS encoding 4Fe-4S dicluster domain-containing protein → MKKDYSILKKSDVPAFFASLANEMQLIGPKQLFSGDVTFDVIQSHKDIYWDYGHVVYPPKRFLLPHFEDMFRYTCDQEIKIEPTCNPQPQAIVGIRSCDVAAIRFQENFFSYPIVDPYYKEHLNNTVLFNLVCNTPPKKECFCICCDSGPWLESGFDVQLTDLGDRFLYEVGSDKGEKATEPRAYMLLPATPADIEARRQIELQADSRFQTVSYVAKAINFISADEVPAKIWEDLGSTCFRCGACTNLCPVCTCFTVDDREESDGTFTRCRSWDSCQYAGFTREASGHNPRPTFGSRVARRFYHKTSYQYIIRDGRHGCVGCGRCITACLTKLGLPDVVKRIRREMHEFLPPKEKAAEV, encoded by the coding sequence ATGAAAAAGGATTACTCGATTTTAAAAAAATCTGACGTGCCAGCTTTTTTTGCAAGCTTGGCTAATGAAATGCAGCTCATTGGTCCCAAGCAGTTATTTTCAGGTGATGTAACTTTCGACGTCATCCAATCACATAAGGACATTTATTGGGACTATGGCCATGTAGTTTATCCTCCAAAGCGCTTTTTACTGCCACACTTTGAGGACATGTTCCGCTATACTTGTGACCAGGAGATTAAAATTGAGCCTACATGTAATCCACAGCCCCAGGCAATCGTAGGAATCAGGTCATGCGATGTAGCCGCAATTAGGTTTCAAGAGAACTTTTTTTCCTATCCGATAGTGGACCCATACTATAAGGAACATCTGAATAACACAGTCCTCTTCAATCTTGTGTGCAATACGCCGCCTAAAAAGGAATGCTTCTGTATATGTTGTGATTCCGGTCCATGGCTCGAATCAGGTTTTGATGTCCAATTGACTGACCTTGGTGATCGTTTTCTTTATGAGGTAGGATCCGACAAAGGAGAAAAGGCAACGGAGCCAAGGGCATATATGCTTTTGCCGGCAACGCCCGCTGATATCGAAGCACGGCGTCAAATTGAACTTCAAGCCGACTCTCGCTTCCAAACAGTGTCTTATGTTGCAAAGGCAATAAACTTCATTTCTGCTGATGAGGTGCCGGCAAAAATCTGGGAGGATTTGGGTTCAACTTGTTTTAGGTGTGGTGCTTGTACGAACCTTTGTCCCGTGTGTACTTGCTTTACAGTGGATGACCGCGAAGAATCCGACGGGACCTTTACTAGGTGTCGGTCTTGGGATTCCTGCCAGTACGCTGGTTTTACTAGAGAAGCAAGTGGACACAATCCCAGGCCAACATTTGGAAGTCGAGTGGCTCGAAGGTTTTACCATAAGACGTCATACCAATATATAATTCGCGATGGACGGCATGGTTGTGTTGGTTGCGGCCGTTGTATAACCGCATGCTTGACGAAGCTTGGATTGCCGGATGTAGTGAAGCGCATCAGGCGAGAAATGCATGAATTCTTGCCGCCCAAAGAAAAGGCTGCCGAGGTGTAA
- a CDS encoding 4Fe-4S dicluster domain-containing protein has protein sequence MFKAKLKEAVICFGAGRVTLKYPFEPVKVPPKFRGKIEFDARKCIGCGGCANVCPPRCIVIEDIGEIAKITFYLDRCIQCARCYEVCPEKAIWPTGEFETATPDKSDLRSDMTIWMSTCQRCGRCFETENAIDKFPSKRWRGRGPGEENKHGIFPVKPPIEFVQRMSLVRESEEKI, from the coding sequence ATGTTCAAAGCCAAACTAAAGGAAGCTGTGATATGCTTTGGGGCAGGCCGGGTCACGCTTAAATATCCTTTTGAGCCGGTAAAAGTACCGCCAAAGTTCCGCGGGAAGATCGAATTTGATGCGCGAAAATGCATTGGATGTGGCGGATGTGCAAATGTTTGTCCGCCAAGATGCATTGTTATAGAGGATATAGGAGAGATTGCAAAGATTACGTTCTATCTCGACAGGTGCATTCAATGCGCAAGATGTTATGAGGTTTGTCCCGAAAAAGCAATTTGGCCAACTGGCGAATTTGAAACAGCTACACCGGATAAAAGCGACCTGAGGTCTGATATGACAATATGGATGTCAACCTGTCAGCGGTGTGGGCGGTGCTTTGAGACCGAGAACGCAATTGATAAGTTTCCAAGCAAGCGATGGCGAGGAAGAGGCCCCGGTGAGGAAAACAAGCACGGCATCTTTCCTGTCAAACCGCCGATTGAGTTCGTCCAGCGGATGTCGCTTGTGCGTGAAAGCGAGGAAAAAATATGA
- a CDS encoding NADH-quinone oxidoreductase subunit H, which translates to MTVVGGVLVNVILVLLLAPLFEGVMRKLKAVVHSRKGPPITQPYIDIFKLLGKEDLRPNDGLLFRIAPVVALGAFLTVAALTPMGFGPPLGVAGDMIVWVYIVSLAAVAIMLGAFASGNPFSYEGASREMMMLLTVEPIVIASLLTAAFKAKSLVISDMVGWNLINGPTVSLIFAGIAFFLALQANLGRLPFDIVEAEQEIVEGPFMEYSGPRLALYKLVFYVRQLVFSFLFVSVFVPWPVVGSNIIAFLIGLVKVLILLILVAVIDVVNPRLRIDQSMNYMARVLFVAFAALAFAVIGV; encoded by the coding sequence ATGACAGTTGTCGGTGGAGTTTTAGTTAATGTTATTTTGGTTCTTTTGTTGGCGCCTTTGTTTGAAGGGGTAATGAGGAAACTAAAGGCGGTAGTTCACTCAAGAAAAGGACCCCCAATTACTCAGCCATACATTGATATTTTTAAGCTATTGGGGAAGGAAGATTTAAGACCTAACGATGGATTGCTATTTCGCATTGCCCCCGTGGTAGCTCTAGGCGCTTTTCTTACGGTTGCAGCTTTAACACCCATGGGATTTGGTCCCCCACTCGGCGTTGCGGGTGACATGATCGTATGGGTATATATAGTCTCGCTAGCTGCCGTAGCGATTATGTTGGGAGCATTTGCCTCTGGTAATCCTTTTTCCTATGAAGGCGCTAGCCGAGAAATGATGATGCTTCTTACCGTTGAGCCAATCGTGATTGCATCGCTCCTAACAGCAGCTTTCAAAGCCAAAAGTCTTGTAATATCTGACATGGTGGGATGGAACTTGATAAATGGTCCCACTGTTTCTCTTATATTTGCGGGAATTGCTTTCTTTCTAGCATTGCAGGCAAATCTTGGAAGATTACCGTTTGACATAGTTGAAGCCGAACAGGAAATCGTAGAAGGTCCGTTTATGGAATATAGCGGTCCAAGACTTGCTTTATATAAATTAGTTTTTTACGTTCGACAACTTGTTTTTTCGTTTCTTTTTGTATCAGTGTTTGTCCCTTGGCCTGTCGTTGGGTCAAATATCATTGCTTTCTTAATTGGCTTGGTAAAAGTCCTCATACTTCTGATTCTGGTTGCTGTAATTGATGTGGTAAATCCTAGATTGAGGATTGACCAATCAATGAACTATATGGCTAGGGTATTGTTTGTGGCTTTTGCAGCACTAGCATTTGCAGTAATTGGAGTGTAG
- a CDS encoding NADH-quinone oxidoreductase subunit B family protein, whose translation MIAGLCKKMFPKSLWLFHTNCGACNGCDIEVIDVLTPYYDVERFGMKLVGSPRHADALVISGSVSRQVAPALRRLYDATPDPKVIIAVGSCAVGGNIWFDTYNVLGGADKVVPVHMYIPGCPPRPEAIVYGAALALGLVPKKVSAQHESHLPPGFNLDEYLEAWKDTPVITRK comes from the coding sequence ATGATCGCAGGACTTTGCAAGAAGATGTTTCCCAAATCACTCTGGTTGTTCCATACCAACTGTGGTGCATGCAACGGCTGCGATATTGAGGTCATTGATGTCCTAACGCCATACTATGACGTTGAACGTTTTGGTATGAAGTTAGTTGGAAGCCCTCGTCATGCAGATGCTTTGGTGATTTCGGGTTCGGTTAGCAGGCAAGTAGCACCTGCACTGCGCCGCCTCTATGACGCAACACCAGATCCAAAGGTCATAATAGCCGTTGGCTCATGCGCTGTGGGAGGAAACATTTGGTTTGATACATATAACGTTCTCGGTGGGGCGGACAAGGTTGTGCCAGTGCACATGTACATCCCAGGATGTCCTCCAAGGCCAGAAGCAATAGTTTATGGCGCAGCGTTGGCTTTGGGTCTTGTGCCCAAGAAAGTGAGTGCACAGCATGAGAGCCATCTTCCGCCAGGATTTAACCTAGACGAGTATCTTGAAGCTTGGAAGGATACACCTGTCATAACCCGCAAGTAG